In the genome of Halobacterium noricense, one region contains:
- the arcS gene encoding archaeosine synthase subunit alpha → MTEYFEVHARDAAARVGELRLAESVTTPTLADDVVEDAGSEWVQRQDTPEGDESVLTVLPYRGFPSGTAEEVQESFAPDYPDVEFPSAAVVSPQTADDYGADAYVLSGAPGTVGHGAAFREAVVDTREAIPDDTALYLSGVATPRNVAVLVYAGVDLVDADRAVVRGTQGRYLTTEGAYDLEDLDELPCSCPACQQPVAAFDREDCVDHNVNALQAELGRVRRRIRDGRLRDYVEGQARHEAWVTAAFREFDQQYAYLEEHTPVMRDSLLLSATEDTLRRVEIQRFAERVTTRYQKRLDGHPLLLVPCSAKKPYSESQSHRQFQDAANYRAHMVSMTSPIGVVPQELELTYPAQHYDSVVTGRWSEEEKDFVASVLKQYIDRTDYPRVIAHVPEEGYRDICERVAGQVDVPFEFTVEDHPTTDESLGELNAALAGEPKIWVEEREKATLRAVADYFIADGAGDELFDDLTVQGRYPKLQALDGDGEQLAALVPQYGTLSFTLAGARKWVASDAPTKRVEIDAFVPEGSVLAPGVVDADDDIRVGDEVVVEGPKAFAIGRAAMPGPAMADATRGMAVDVRHSEQT, encoded by the coding sequence ATGACCGAGTACTTCGAAGTGCACGCGCGCGACGCCGCGGCGCGCGTGGGCGAGCTCCGGCTCGCCGAGTCGGTGACGACGCCGACGCTCGCGGACGACGTCGTCGAGGACGCGGGCAGCGAGTGGGTCCAGCGACAGGACACGCCAGAGGGCGACGAGTCCGTGTTGACCGTGCTGCCGTACCGCGGCTTCCCGTCCGGAACGGCCGAGGAAGTCCAGGAGTCGTTCGCGCCGGACTACCCCGACGTCGAGTTCCCGAGCGCGGCCGTCGTCTCTCCGCAGACCGCCGACGATTACGGCGCGGACGCGTACGTGCTGTCGGGCGCTCCCGGAACCGTCGGGCACGGCGCGGCGTTCCGGGAGGCTGTCGTCGACACGCGCGAGGCGATTCCCGACGACACCGCGCTCTACCTCTCCGGGGTGGCGACGCCGCGGAACGTCGCCGTGCTCGTGTACGCGGGCGTCGACCTCGTGGACGCCGACCGCGCCGTCGTTCGCGGGACGCAGGGACGCTACCTCACTACCGAGGGTGCCTACGACCTCGAAGACCTCGACGAACTGCCGTGCTCGTGCCCGGCGTGCCAGCAGCCCGTCGCGGCGTTCGACCGCGAGGACTGCGTCGACCACAACGTCAACGCGCTGCAGGCGGAACTGGGCCGCGTGCGCCGCCGGATTCGGGACGGCCGCCTACGCGACTACGTCGAGGGGCAGGCCCGCCACGAGGCGTGGGTCACCGCGGCGTTCCGCGAATTCGACCAGCAGTACGCCTACCTGGAGGAGCACACGCCCGTCATGCGGGACTCGCTGCTGTTGTCGGCGACCGAGGACACGCTCCGGCGCGTCGAGATTCAGCGCTTCGCCGAGCGCGTGACCACGCGCTACCAGAAGCGCCTCGACGGCCACCCGCTCCTGCTGGTGCCGTGTTCGGCGAAGAAGCCGTACAGCGAGAGTCAGAGCCACCGGCAGTTCCAGGACGCCGCCAACTACCGCGCACATATGGTCTCGATGACGTCGCCAATCGGCGTCGTCCCGCAGGAGTTGGAGCTGACGTACCCCGCTCAGCACTACGACAGCGTGGTGACGGGGCGGTGGAGCGAGGAGGAGAAGGACTTCGTCGCGAGCGTGCTGAAGCAGTACATCGACCGCACGGACTACCCGCGCGTCATCGCGCACGTCCCCGAGGAGGGCTACCGCGACATCTGCGAGCGCGTCGCGGGCCAGGTCGACGTGCCCTTCGAGTTCACGGTCGAGGACCACCCGACGACCGACGAGAGCCTCGGCGAGCTGAACGCGGCGCTCGCGGGCGAGCCCAAGATTTGGGTGGAGGAGCGCGAGAAGGCGACGCTGCGCGCGGTCGCCGACTACTTCATCGCGGACGGCGCGGGCGACGAGTTGTTCGACGACCTCACGGTGCAGGGCCGGTATCCGAAACTGCAGGCGCTGGACGGCGACGGCGAGCAGTTGGCGGCGCTGGTCCCCCAGTACGGGACGCTGTCGTTCACGCTCGCCGGCGCGCGCAAGTGGGTGGCCAGCGACGCGCCGACCAAGCGCGTGGAAATCGACGCGTTCGTTCCCGAGGGCAGCGTGCTCGCGCCGGGCGTCGTCGACGCCGACGACGACATCCGGGTCGGGGACGAGGTCGTCGTCGAGGGGCCGAAGGCGTTCGCAATCGGGCGCGCGGCGATGCCCGGACCGGCGATGGCCGACGCGACGCGCGGGATGGCCGTCGACGTGCGCCACAGCGAGCAAACGTAG
- the tgtA gene encoding tRNA guanosine(15) transglycosylase TgtA has protein sequence MREVFEVTAQDGAARIGELEVPRAGVTVETPTLMPVVNPNLITVEPSRFPEFGAEMLITNSYIINNDPDLHERALDEGLHEMLGFDGAIMTDSGSFQLAEYGEIDTTTEEILQFQHDIGSDVGTPVDIPTPPDASREQAEEELATTQERLELAETVDVGDMLVNAPVQGATHTDLREEAARHAYNTDLDLFPVGAVVPMMNQYRYDDVAETVLAARRGLGRDAPVHLFGAGHPMMFALAAALGCDLLDSAAYAIYARDDRYLTVHGTEHLDSLHYFPCECPVCTEHAPDEVERMGDAAREELLAEHNLHVSFGELRRVKQAIKSGNLMELVEARAHAHPRTLDGFRALLDHSEQLEATDPASKDAFFYTSADSARRPEVVRHHRRLERLSAEGDVLLTEGSGNDRFDEWWNVTPPFGPFPRSLSTTYPLTAETPDRMDRAGYEAAADGVAALVAANPETEFTLAHRGWPDSALDRVPGDVETVDIDADGE, from the coding sequence ATGAGAGAGGTCTTCGAGGTGACCGCGCAGGACGGCGCGGCCCGCATCGGCGAGTTGGAGGTCCCGCGAGCGGGCGTGACCGTGGAGACGCCGACGCTGATGCCGGTCGTCAATCCGAACCTGATAACCGTGGAGCCGTCGCGGTTCCCGGAATTCGGCGCGGAGATGCTCATCACAAACTCCTACATCATCAACAACGACCCGGACCTCCACGAGCGCGCGCTCGACGAAGGCCTCCACGAGATGCTGGGCTTCGACGGCGCAATCATGACCGATTCGGGGAGCTTCCAGCTCGCCGAGTACGGCGAAATCGACACGACCACCGAGGAGATTCTCCAGTTCCAGCACGATATTGGCAGTGACGTCGGGACGCCGGTGGACATCCCGACCCCGCCGGACGCCAGCCGCGAGCAGGCCGAAGAAGAACTCGCGACCACCCAGGAGCGCCTCGAACTCGCCGAGACCGTCGACGTCGGCGACATGCTCGTGAACGCGCCCGTCCAGGGCGCGACGCACACGGACCTCCGCGAGGAGGCCGCGCGGCACGCCTACAACACGGACCTCGACCTGTTCCCGGTCGGCGCGGTCGTACCGATGATGAACCAGTACCGCTACGACGACGTCGCCGAAACCGTCTTGGCGGCGAGGCGCGGGCTCGGTCGGGACGCGCCCGTCCACCTGTTCGGCGCGGGTCATCCGATGATGTTCGCGCTCGCCGCCGCACTCGGCTGTGACCTCCTGGACTCGGCGGCGTACGCCATCTACGCCCGCGACGACCGCTACCTCACCGTCCACGGCACCGAGCACCTCGACAGCCTCCACTACTTCCCCTGCGAGTGCCCGGTCTGCACCGAGCACGCGCCCGACGAGGTCGAGCGCATGGGCGACGCCGCCCGCGAGGAACTGCTCGCGGAGCACAACCTCCACGTCTCCTTCGGCGAACTCCGGCGCGTCAAACAGGCCATCAAGTCCGGGAACCTGATGGAACTCGTGGAAGCCCGTGCACACGCCCACCCCCGCACCCTCGACGGGTTCCGCGCGCTCCTCGACCACAGCGAGCAACTGGAAGCCACCGACCCCGCGAGCAAGGACGCGTTCTTCTACACGTCCGCGGACAGCGCGCGCCGCCCCGAGGTCGTGCGCCACCACCGCCGCCTCGAACGCCTCTCCGCGGAGGGCGACGTGCTCCTCACGGAGGGCTCGGGGAACGACCGCTTCGACGAGTGGTGGAACGTCACGCCGCCGTTCGGCCCGTTCCCGCGCTCGCTGTCCACGACGTACCCGCTGACCGCGGAGACGCCCGACCGCATGGACCGCGCGGGCTACGAGGCCGCCGCCGACGGCGTCGCCGCACTCGTGGCCGCGAACCCCGAGACGGAGTTCACGCTCGCGCACCGCGGCTGGCCGGACTCCGCGCTCGACCGCGTGCCCGGTGACGTCGAGACCGTGGACATCGACGCGGACGGCGAGTAG
- a CDS encoding NUDIX hydrolase codes for MTEEDSPADPLAWETTSRSVAYECPGFEIAHEEVRLPDGTETDFDYLVDDPAVVLLAFTPDGDVVLIEEWRQAVGRVNRGLPAGGVESEDADLAAAAHRELTEETGYEAESVEKFGEFEPTNGVADAVHHYFLAEGCRPTGEQDLDFNESIRVTTTPYDDLLESVRSGEIRDGRTALGVLNYEVG; via the coding sequence GTGACCGAGGAGGATTCGCCGGCCGACCCGCTGGCGTGGGAGACGACCAGCCGCAGCGTGGCCTACGAGTGCCCGGGGTTCGAGATCGCCCACGAGGAGGTCCGGCTGCCGGACGGCACGGAGACGGACTTCGACTACCTCGTCGACGACCCCGCGGTCGTCCTGCTGGCGTTCACGCCCGACGGCGACGTCGTGCTCATCGAGGAGTGGCGACAAGCCGTCGGACGCGTGAACCGTGGGCTGCCAGCTGGCGGCGTCGAGAGCGAGGACGCCGACCTCGCGGCAGCCGCCCACCGCGAACTCACAGAGGAGACCGGCTACGAGGCGGAGTCCGTCGAAAAGTTCGGGGAGTTCGAGCCGACCAACGGCGTCGCGGACGCCGTCCACCACTACTTCCTCGCGGAGGGCTGCCGGCCGACCGGCGAGCAGGACCTCGACTTCAACGAGTCAATCCGCGTGACGACGACTCCCTACGACGACCTACTCGAGTCCGTCCGGAGCGGCGAGATTCGGGACGGGCGCACCGCGCTCGGCGTGCTGAACTACGAAGTCGGGTAG
- a CDS encoding AAA family ATPase encodes MSGERAAANASNGEQQPRIVVVCGLPGAGKTTVAEHAADLLDAELLRTDVVRNDLFPDPEYTDAEMRAVYDELFERAATVVRSGDSVVLDGTFQHRDLRDSVQNTANDLGVPATLVKVECEEAVVRERIRQRSGDASDADFAIHQQYRESFDSIEREHAVVDNSEGLASTREQVDVLF; translated from the coding sequence GTGAGCGGGGAGCGCGCCGCAGCGAACGCATCGAACGGCGAACAGCAGCCGCGCATCGTGGTGGTCTGCGGGCTGCCGGGCGCGGGGAAGACGACCGTCGCCGAACACGCCGCCGACCTGCTCGACGCGGAGCTATTGCGGACCGACGTCGTCCGGAACGACCTGTTCCCGGACCCCGAGTACACGGACGCCGAAATGCGCGCGGTCTACGACGAACTGTTCGAGCGCGCGGCCACAGTCGTCCGCAGTGGCGACAGCGTCGTGCTCGACGGAACCTTCCAGCACCGCGACCTCCGGGACAGCGTCCAAAACACCGCGAACGACCTCGGCGTGCCGGCGACGCTCGTGAAAGTCGAGTGCGAGGAGGCCGTCGTCCGGGAGCGCATCCGCCAGCGCTCGGGCGACGCCAGCGACGCGGACTTCGCCATCCACCAGCAGTACCGCGAGTCCTTCGACAGCATCGAGCGCGAGCACGCCGTCGTGGACAACTCCGAGGGGCTGGCGTCGACCCGCGAGCAGGTCGACGTGCTGTTCTGA
- a CDS encoding type IV pilin, with the protein MKKITMFEMPDDDERGVSPVIGVILMVAITVILAAVIASFVLGFGDQVSQNVQAGADISETDDGSVTATWISEGNADHLNVSVSDDSNVAFDESSITGYAEIQQVGNTATLTTDGDSPPYDVTVTVTAVGSGGSRTVVAQEEVSVGSS; encoded by the coding sequence ATGAAGAAAATCACTATGTTCGAGATGCCGGACGACGACGAACGCGGCGTATCACCGGTTATCGGCGTCATCCTGATGGTCGCGATTACGGTCATCCTCGCCGCGGTCATCGCGAGTTTCGTGCTCGGGTTCGGGGACCAAGTGAGTCAGAACGTTCAGGCTGGAGCGGATATTAGCGAAACTGATGACGGGTCGGTTACCGCAACTTGGATTAGCGAAGGGAACGCGGACCACCTGAATGTCTCCGTGTCGGACGATAGTAATGTTGCGTTTGATGAATCCAGTATAACCGGTTATGCCGAAATCCAACAAGTCGGCAATACAGCCACACTAACCACTGATGGGGATTCCCCACCTTATGATGTAACTGTGACCGTGACAGCCGTCGGTAGTGGCGGTTCACGGACAGTCGTTGCTCAGGAAGAGGTCTCCGTCGGATCAAGCTAA